From a single Kitasatospora sp. NBC_00458 genomic region:
- the purS gene encoding phosphoribosylformylglycinamidine synthase subunit PurS gives MARVVVDVMLKPEILDPQGQAVQRALPRLGFTGIADVRQGKRFELELEGPVDDAALARIREAAETFLANTVIEDYTVRVEEEAK, from the coding sequence GTGGCACGCGTCGTAGTCGACGTCATGCTCAAGCCGGAGATCCTCGACCCCCAGGGACAGGCGGTGCAGCGCGCACTGCCCCGTCTCGGATTCACCGGGATCGCCGACGTCCGCCAGGGCAAGCGTTTCGAGCTGGAGCTGGAGGGCCCGGTCGACGACGCCGCGCTCGCCCGTATCCGCGAAGCCGCCGAGACCTTTCTCGCCAACACCGTGATCGAGGACTACACAGTCCGGGTCGAGGAGGAGGCGAAGTGA